The Streptomyces sp. NBC_00162 genome window below encodes:
- a CDS encoding TetR/AcrR family transcriptional regulator: MTTAKRDTYTPETLLSVAVQVFNERGYDGTSMEHLSKAAGISKSSIYHHVAGKEELLRRAVSRALDGLFAVLEEPGAVRGRAVERVEYVTRRTVEVLVGELPYVTLLLRVRGNTRTERWALERRREFDHQVAELLKAAADDGDLRADVDIRLATRLLFGMVNSLVEWYRPHPGTGPDQLADAVVHMALDGLRTVR, from the coding sequence ATGACGACGGCGAAGCGGGACACCTACACCCCCGAGACGCTCCTGTCGGTCGCCGTCCAGGTCTTCAACGAGCGCGGCTACGACGGCACCTCGATGGAGCACCTGTCCAAGGCCGCCGGCATCTCGAAGTCCTCGATCTACCACCACGTGGCGGGCAAGGAGGAGCTGCTGCGCCGGGCCGTGAGCCGCGCCCTCGACGGGCTCTTCGCCGTCCTGGAGGAGCCCGGCGCGGTACGGGGGCGGGCGGTCGAGCGCGTCGAGTACGTCACGCGCCGCACGGTGGAGGTGCTCGTCGGCGAGCTGCCGTACGTGACCCTGCTGCTGCGCGTGCGCGGAAACACCCGCACCGAGCGCTGGGCCCTGGAACGCCGCCGCGAGTTCGATCACCAGGTCGCGGAGCTCCTCAAGGCCGCCGCCGACGACGGTGACCTGCGGGCGGACGTGGACATCCGGCTCGCCACCCGCCTCCTCTTCGGCATGGTGAACTCCCTGGTCGAGTGGTACCGCCCGCACCCCGGGACGGGCCCCGACCAGCTCGCGGACGCGGTGGTGCACATGGCCCTCGACGGCCTGCGGACGGTCCGCTGA
- a CDS encoding Lrp/AsnC family transcriptional regulator has translation MPDEQMAGAGSGPVPPGGTPGQINPLAPAPSVPPRPLDPIDRSIMRLLQADGRASIRSVAEQVHVSRANAYARINRLIDDGVIRGFTARVNHERAGQGASAYITLKIVQNSWRTVREKLRELPGAAHIALVSGDFDVLLLVHTPDNRTLRELVLTRLQSIPEVLSTRTLLVFEETDLLDPGPGPSGPPALAEE, from the coding sequence ATGCCGGATGAACAAATGGCCGGAGCGGGTTCCGGACCGGTTCCCCCGGGGGGCACCCCTGGGCAGATCAATCCGCTGGCGCCGGCACCTTCCGTTCCGCCCCGCCCCCTGGACCCGATCGACCGGTCGATCATGCGGCTGCTCCAGGCGGACGGCCGCGCGTCCATACGGTCGGTCGCCGAACAGGTCCACGTGTCCCGCGCCAACGCCTACGCCCGCATCAACCGGCTCATAGACGACGGGGTGATCCGGGGCTTCACGGCCCGCGTCAACCACGAACGGGCAGGCCAGGGCGCCTCCGCCTACATCACGCTGAAGATCGTCCAGAACTCCTGGCGGACGGTCCGCGAGAAGCTCCGCGAGCTCCCGGGAGCCGCGCACATCGCCCTGGTCAGCGGAGATTTCGACGTCCTGCTGCTGGTGCACACCCCGGACAACCGCACCCTGCGCGAACTGGTACTGACCCGCCTCCAGTCCATCCCGGAGGTGCTGTCCACGCGCACCCTGCTGGTCTTCGAGGAAACGGATCTCCTGGACCCGGGCCCGGGCCCGTCCGGACCCCCGGCACTCGCCGAGGAGTAG
- the pdhA gene encoding pyruvate dehydrogenase (acetyl-transferring) E1 component subunit alpha: MTVQELPGAGASHRPTPPPAWRPRTDAAPLLPDAEPYRVLGTPAADRLDPALMRRCYAELVRGRRYNAQATALTKQGRLAVYPSTVGQEACEIAAALVLEEQDWLFPSYRDTLAAVARGLDPVQALTLLRGDWHTGYDPREHRIAPLSTPLATQLPHAVGLAHAARLRGDDVVALAMVGDGGTSEGDFHEALNFAAVWQAPVVFLVQNNGFAISVPLAKQTAAPTLAHKAVGYGMPGRLVDGNDIAAMHEVLTEAVRRARAGGGPTLIEAVTYRMEAHTNADDATRYRGDAEVEAWKAHDPVELLERELTARGILDEAGIQEARDEAETMAASLREGMNADPVLDPMDLFAHVYAEQTGRLREQAALLRAELDAEGDA, encoded by the coding sequence ATGACGGTCCAAGAGCTGCCCGGTGCCGGTGCATCCCACCGTCCCACCCCGCCGCCCGCCTGGAGGCCCCGTACGGACGCCGCGCCGCTGCTGCCGGACGCCGAGCCCTACCGGGTCCTCGGCACGCCGGCGGCCGACCGGCTCGACCCCGCGCTGATGCGCCGCTGCTACGCCGAGCTGGTGCGCGGCCGCCGCTACAACGCGCAGGCCACCGCGCTGACCAAGCAGGGGCGGCTCGCCGTCTACCCGTCCACCGTGGGCCAGGAGGCCTGCGAGATCGCGGCGGCGCTGGTCCTCGAGGAGCAGGACTGGCTCTTCCCGAGCTACCGCGACACCCTCGCGGCCGTGGCGCGCGGCCTGGACCCCGTGCAGGCGCTGACCCTGCTGCGCGGCGACTGGCACACCGGATACGACCCGCGCGAGCACCGGATAGCCCCGCTGTCCACCCCGCTCGCCACCCAGCTGCCGCACGCGGTGGGGCTGGCGCACGCCGCCCGGCTGCGCGGCGACGACGTCGTGGCCCTGGCGATGGTCGGCGACGGCGGCACCAGCGAGGGCGACTTCCACGAGGCCCTGAACTTCGCCGCCGTCTGGCAGGCGCCGGTGGTCTTCCTCGTGCAGAACAACGGCTTCGCGATATCCGTCCCGCTCGCCAAGCAGACCGCCGCCCCGACGCTGGCCCACAAGGCCGTGGGCTACGGGATGCCCGGCCGGCTGGTCGACGGCAACGACATCGCGGCGATGCACGAGGTGCTGACCGAGGCCGTCCGGCGGGCCCGGGCCGGCGGCGGTCCGACCCTGATCGAGGCCGTCACGTACCGGATGGAGGCCCACACGAACGCCGACGACGCCACCCGCTACCGCGGCGACGCCGAGGTCGAGGCCTGGAAGGCGCACGACCCGGTCGAGCTGCTGGAGCGCGAGCTGACCGCGCGCGGGATCCTCGACGAGGCGGGCATCCAGGAGGCGCGCGACGAGGCCGAGACGATGGCCGCTTCGCTCCGCGAGGGGATGAACGCGGATCCGGTGCTGGACCCGATGGACCTCTTCGCGCACGTGTACGCGGAGCAGACCGGCCGGCTGCGCGAGCAGGCGGCCCTGTTGCGCGCCGAGCTGGACGCGGAGGGAGACGCATGA
- a CDS encoding alpha-ketoacid dehydrogenase subunit beta, with protein sequence MTTVAEKSARAAGKPATMAQALTRAMRDAMAEDPTVHVMGEDVGALGGVFRITDGLAKEFGEDRCTDTPLAEAGILGAAVGMAMYGLRPVVEMQFDAFAYPAFEQLISHVAKMRNRTRGAMPLPITIRVPYGGGIGGVEHHCDSSEAYYLATPGLHVVTPATVEDAYGLLRASIASDDPVVFLEPKRLYWSKADWSPQAPAAVPGIGKALVRRAGTSATLITYGPSLPVCLEAAEAAREEGWDLEVVDLRSLVPFDEDTVVESVRRTGRAVVVHEAAGFGGPGAEIAARVTERCFHHLEAPVLRVTGFDIPYPPPMLEKYHLPGVDRILDTVARLQWEN encoded by the coding sequence ATGACCACGGTGGCGGAGAAGTCGGCCAGGGCGGCGGGCAAGCCCGCGACGATGGCCCAGGCCCTGACGCGCGCGATGCGCGACGCGATGGCCGAGGACCCCACGGTCCACGTCATGGGCGAGGACGTCGGGGCCCTGGGCGGGGTCTTCCGGATCACGGACGGGCTGGCGAAGGAGTTCGGCGAGGACCGCTGTACGGACACCCCGCTCGCGGAGGCGGGGATCCTGGGCGCGGCGGTCGGCATGGCCATGTACGGGCTGCGGCCGGTCGTGGAGATGCAGTTCGACGCGTTCGCGTACCCGGCCTTCGAGCAGCTGATCTCGCACGTGGCCAAGATGCGCAACCGCACGCGGGGCGCGATGCCGCTGCCGATCACCATCCGGGTGCCGTACGGCGGCGGGATCGGCGGGGTGGAGCACCACTGCGACTCCTCCGAGGCGTACTACCTGGCGACGCCCGGCCTGCACGTGGTGACCCCGGCGACGGTCGAGGACGCGTACGGGCTGCTGCGCGCGTCCATCGCGAGCGACGACCCGGTGGTCTTCCTGGAGCCCAAGCGGCTCTACTGGTCGAAGGCCGACTGGTCGCCTCAGGCCCCGGCGGCGGTGCCGGGGATCGGCAAGGCCCTGGTCCGGCGGGCGGGCACGAGCGCGACGCTGATCACGTACGGGCCTTCGCTGCCGGTGTGCCTGGAGGCGGCCGAGGCGGCGCGCGAGGAGGGCTGGGACCTGGAGGTCGTGGACCTGCGCTCGCTGGTCCCGTTCGACGAGGACACCGTCGTGGAGTCCGTACGCCGGACCGGGCGCGCGGTGGTCGTCCACGAGGCCGCCGGCTTCGGCGGACCGGGCGCCGAGATCGCCGCCCGGGTGACGGAGCGCTGCTTCCACCACCTGGAGGCGCCGGTGCTGCGGGTGACGGGCTTCGACATCCCGTACCCGCCGCCGATGCTGGAGAAGTACCACCTGCCCGGTGTGGACCGGATCCTGGACACCGTGGCCCGCCTGCAGTGGGAGAACTGA
- a CDS encoding dihydrolipoamide acetyltransferase family protein, with amino-acid sequence MPQVMEFKLPDLGEGLTEAEIVRWLVAVGDVVAIDQPVVEVETAKAMVEVPCPYGGVVTARFGEEGQELPVGAPLITVAVGAEALPEAPAAEAEGSGNVPRPLIGYGTDHSRPARRRRVRPVTAEVSAPTAAPVTVPAAAPAAAGPAGPVPVISPLVRKLAKDHGVDLRALRGSGPEGLILRADVEAALSALRAPEPVAAPAASVAQGERIPLKGVRGAVAEKLSRSRREIPDATCWVDADATELMAARAAMNAAGGPKISVLALLARICTAALARYPELNSTVDLEAKEIVRLPAVHLGFAAQTERGLMVPVVRDAQSRNPESLSAEFARLTELARAGKLTPADLTGGTFTLNNYGVFGVDGSTPIINHPEAAMLGVGRIIPKPWVHGGELAVRQVVQLSLTFDHRVCDGGTAGGFLRYVADCVESPAVLLRSL; translated from the coding sequence ATGCCGCAGGTCATGGAATTCAAGCTGCCCGACCTCGGTGAGGGCCTGACCGAGGCCGAGATCGTGCGCTGGCTGGTGGCGGTGGGCGATGTCGTCGCCATCGACCAGCCGGTCGTCGAGGTCGAGACGGCCAAGGCGATGGTGGAGGTGCCCTGCCCGTACGGCGGTGTGGTCACCGCCCGCTTCGGCGAGGAGGGGCAGGAGCTTCCGGTCGGGGCCCCGCTGATCACCGTGGCGGTGGGGGCGGAGGCGCTCCCGGAGGCCCCGGCGGCCGAAGCCGAAGGCTCCGGCAACGTGCCCCGGCCCCTGATCGGCTACGGCACGGACCACTCGCGCCCGGCGCGTCGGCGACGGGTGCGACCCGTCACCGCCGAGGTCTCGGCGCCGACCGCAGCGCCGGTCACCGTGCCGGCCGCGGCACCCGCCGCGGCCGGTCCGGCCGGTCCGGTCCCCGTGATCTCGCCGCTGGTGCGGAAGCTGGCCAAGGACCACGGGGTCGACCTGCGCGCGCTGCGCGGGTCGGGTCCGGAAGGGCTGATCCTGCGGGCGGACGTCGAGGCGGCGCTGTCGGCGCTGCGCGCGCCGGAACCCGTGGCGGCCCCTGCCGCATCCGTGGCGCAGGGCGAGCGGATCCCGCTCAAGGGGGTGCGCGGGGCGGTCGCCGAGAAGCTGTCGCGCAGCCGCCGGGAGATTCCGGACGCGACCTGCTGGGTCGACGCGGACGCCACCGAGCTGATGGCGGCCCGGGCGGCGATGAACGCCGCGGGCGGTCCCAAGATCTCGGTGCTCGCCCTGCTGGCGCGGATCTGCACGGCCGCGCTGGCCCGCTACCCGGAGCTCAACTCCACCGTGGACCTCGAGGCGAAGGAGATCGTCCGGCTGCCGGCCGTGCACCTGGGCTTCGCCGCGCAGACCGAGCGGGGCCTGATGGTCCCGGTGGTCCGGGACGCGCAGAGCCGCAACCCGGAGTCGCTGTCGGCGGAGTTCGCCCGGCTGACGGAGCTGGCGCGGGCCGGGAAGCTGACGCCGGCGGACCTGACGGGCGGGACCTTCACCCTGAACAACTACGGGGTGTTCGGGGTCGACGGCTCCACGCCGATCATCAACCACCCCGAGGCGGCGATGCTCGGCGTCGGCCGGATCATCCCCAAGCCGTGGGTGCACGGCGGGGAGCTGGCCGTGCGGCAGGTCGTCCAGCTGTCGCTGACGTTCGACCACCGGGTCTGCGACGGCGGCACGGCGGGCGGCTTCCTCCGCTACGTCGCCGACTGCGTCGAATCCCCGGCGGTTCTGCTGCGCAGCCTGTAG
- a CDS encoding NAD(P)H-quinone oxidoreductase: protein MHAITIEQPGGPEALVWSDVPDPVAGEGEVLVEVAASAVNRADVLQRQGFYDPPPGASRHPGLECSGRISAMGPGVSGWSVGDEVCALLAGGGYAQKVAVPMGQLLPVPAGVDLVTAAALPEVVATVWSNVFMVAGLCPGETLLVHGGASGIGTMAIQLAKAVGATVAVTAGGPEKLARCKELGADILIDYREQDFVAELRAATGGAGADVILDIMGAKYLSRNVEALAVNGRLAIIGLQGGVKAELNLGALLSKRAAITATSLRARPLEEKAAIVAAVREHVWPLVSAGRVRPVVHATFPIAEAAEAHRVMESGSHVGKLLLTV, encoded by the coding sequence ATGCATGCGATCACCATCGAGCAGCCCGGCGGTCCCGAGGCCCTCGTCTGGAGCGACGTACCCGATCCGGTGGCGGGCGAGGGCGAGGTCCTCGTCGAGGTCGCGGCGAGCGCCGTGAACCGCGCCGACGTCCTCCAGCGCCAGGGGTTCTACGATCCCCCGCCCGGCGCCTCGCGCCACCCCGGCCTGGAGTGCTCCGGGCGGATCTCCGCGATGGGGCCGGGGGTGTCCGGCTGGTCGGTGGGCGACGAGGTGTGCGCCCTGCTGGCGGGCGGCGGCTACGCGCAGAAGGTGGCCGTCCCGATGGGCCAGCTGCTGCCGGTCCCGGCGGGCGTGGACCTGGTGACGGCGGCCGCGCTGCCCGAGGTCGTCGCGACCGTGTGGTCCAACGTGTTCATGGTGGCGGGCCTGTGCCCCGGCGAGACCCTGCTGGTGCACGGCGGGGCCAGCGGGATCGGGACGATGGCGATCCAGCTGGCGAAGGCGGTGGGCGCGACGGTCGCGGTGACGGCCGGCGGCCCGGAGAAGCTGGCGCGCTGCAAGGAGCTCGGCGCCGACATCCTGATCGACTACCGCGAGCAGGACTTCGTGGCGGAGCTGCGGGCGGCGACGGGCGGGGCCGGGGCGGACGTGATCCTGGACATCATGGGCGCGAAGTACCTGTCCCGGAACGTGGAGGCCCTCGCCGTGAACGGCCGCCTGGCGATCATCGGACTCCAGGGCGGGGTGAAGGCCGAACTGAACCTCGGCGCGCTGCTGTCCAAGCGGGCGGCGATCACCGCCACCTCCCTGCGGGCGCGCCCGCTGGAGGAGAAGGCGGCGATCGTGGCGGCGGTACGGGAGCACGTGTGGCCGCTCGTGTCGGCGGGCCGGGTGCGCCCGGTGGTGCACGCGACGTTCCCGATCGCGGAGGCCGCAGAGGCCCACCGGGTCATGGAGTCCGGCAGCCACGTGGGCAAACTCCTGCTCACGGTCTGA
- a CDS encoding potassium channel family protein, whose protein sequence is MFHVKLHGHDAMARGADEKLVSRRIKLPKRIVEQPLRQVTKRLLMALFVLFLTVLIVWLDRDGYHDNANEQVDLLDCFYYATVTLSTTGYGDIVPYSDSARLINILLITPLRVLFLIILVGTTLEVLTERTREEWRLSRWRKNLREHTVVVGFGTKGRSALQTLLATGLSRDQVVIVDPSAKVIDIANAEGFTGVVGDATRSDVLLRAELQKARQIVIATQRDDTAVLVTLTARQLNRGAKIVAAVREEENAPLLRQSGADAVITSASAAGRLLGLSVLSPSAGTVMEDLIQQGSGLDLIERPATRSEVGKSVRETTDLVISVLRGHRLLAYDDPHASPIQLTDRLITIVRATPPTSPPVTLPSAE, encoded by the coding sequence ATGTTTCACGTGAAACTGCACGGCCACGACGCCATGGCTCGGGGAGCCGACGAGAAGCTCGTCTCCCGGCGCATCAAGCTGCCCAAACGGATCGTCGAGCAGCCCCTGCGGCAGGTCACCAAACGCCTGTTGATGGCCCTCTTCGTGCTCTTCCTCACGGTCCTCATCGTGTGGCTCGACCGCGACGGCTACCACGACAACGCCAACGAGCAGGTCGATCTCCTCGACTGCTTCTACTACGCCACCGTGACCCTGTCGACGACCGGCTACGGCGACATCGTCCCGTACAGCGACAGCGCGCGACTGATCAACATCCTGCTGATCACCCCGCTGCGCGTGCTGTTCCTGATCATCCTGGTCGGTACCACCCTGGAAGTCCTCACGGAGCGGACGAGGGAAGAGTGGCGGCTGAGCCGCTGGAGGAAGAACTTGCGTGAGCACACCGTGGTCGTCGGCTTCGGCACCAAGGGCCGCTCGGCCCTGCAGACGCTGCTGGCCACCGGCCTCAGCAGGGACCAGGTCGTCATCGTCGACCCGAGCGCCAAGGTGATCGACATCGCCAACGCGGAGGGCTTCACCGGCGTGGTCGGCGATGCCACCCGCTCCGACGTCCTGCTGCGGGCCGAACTGCAGAAGGCCCGGCAGATCGTCATCGCCACCCAGCGGGACGACACGGCGGTGCTGGTCACGCTGACGGCGCGGCAGCTCAACCGCGGCGCGAAGATCGTCGCGGCGGTGCGCGAGGAGGAGAACGCTCCGCTGCTGCGCCAGTCCGGCGCGGACGCGGTGATCACGAGCGCGAGCGCGGCGGGCCGGCTGCTGGGCCTCTCGGTCCTCAGCCCGAGCGCGGGCACCGTGATGGAGGACCTGATCCAACAGGGCAGCGGCCTCGACCTCATCGAACGGCCGGCCACCCGGTCCGAGGTCGGCAAATCGGTGCGCGAGACGACCGACCTGGTCATCAGCGTGCTGCGCGGGCACCGGCTGCTGGCGTACGACGATCCGCATGCGAGCCCGATCCAGCTGACGGACCGTCTCATCACCATCGTCCGTGCGACGCCGCCGACTTCACCGCCGGTGACACTGCCCTCCGCCGAGTAG
- a CDS encoding molybdopterin molybdotransferase MoeA, protein MTPANPADQALDEALALVSRTPDGGGGAGGVHRACPWPRARDTAARAGDGVRAHTRQVPLADALGEVLATPLDALTDLPSFDTSAMDGWAVAGPGPWSVRAGGGVLAGSGRPDPLADGEAVRIATGARIPADTTAVIRSEHCRESGAQLFADRPVLTGQDIRPRGQECRSGDLLLPAGSLVTPAVLGLAAAAGYDGLTTRPRPRVEILVLGDELLTEGRPRDGLIRDALSPMLGPWLTRLGAEVIGTRRLGDDPAGAEALLKAVTTSSADVVVTTGGTASGPVDHVHPVLRRADAELLIDGVAVRPGHPMLLARIGNRADGRHLVGLPGNPLAAVSGLLTLAEPLLRALAGRRPRPRYTATVQGDVPGHPHDTRLVPVLLSGEHAQPLRFNGPAMLRGVAAADALAVVPPHGARSGQELEILDLPWASGGCFT, encoded by the coding sequence ATGACCCCCGCCAACCCCGCCGACCAGGCCCTCGACGAGGCCCTGGCCCTGGTCAGCCGCACCCCGGACGGGGGCGGCGGCGCCGGCGGCGTCCACCGCGCCTGCCCCTGGCCGCGGGCTCGGGACACGGCTGCCCGCGCCGGTGACGGAGTGCGGGCCCACACCCGCCAGGTCCCGCTCGCGGACGCCCTCGGCGAGGTGCTGGCCACGCCCCTGGACGCCCTGACCGACCTGCCGTCCTTCGACACCTCCGCCATGGACGGCTGGGCCGTCGCCGGTCCCGGCCCGTGGAGCGTCCGCGCCGGCGGCGGGGTGCTGGCCGGCTCCGGGCGGCCCGACCCCCTCGCGGACGGCGAGGCCGTACGGATCGCCACCGGCGCCCGGATCCCCGCAGACACCACCGCCGTCATCCGCAGCGAGCACTGCCGCGAGAGCGGCGCCCAGCTCTTCGCCGACCGGCCCGTCCTCACGGGCCAGGACATCCGCCCGCGCGGCCAGGAGTGCCGCTCCGGCGACCTGCTGCTGCCCGCCGGATCCCTGGTCACCCCCGCCGTGCTGGGCCTCGCCGCAGCCGCCGGGTACGACGGGCTGACCACCCGGCCCCGTCCCCGCGTGGAGATCCTGGTGCTCGGCGACGAGCTCCTCACCGAAGGCCGCCCGCGCGACGGGCTGATCCGGGACGCGCTGAGCCCCATGCTCGGCCCCTGGCTCACCCGGCTCGGCGCCGAGGTCATCGGCACGCGGCGGCTCGGCGACGACCCCGCCGGGGCCGAAGCCCTCCTCAAGGCCGTCACCACCTCCTCCGCCGACGTCGTCGTCACCACCGGCGGCACCGCCTCCGGGCCGGTCGACCACGTCCACCCCGTGCTGCGCCGGGCCGACGCCGAACTCCTGATCGACGGCGTCGCCGTACGCCCCGGCCACCCGATGCTGCTGGCCAGGATCGGGAACCGGGCCGACGGCCGGCACCTGGTCGGGCTGCCCGGGAACCCCCTCGCCGCCGTCTCCGGGCTGCTGACGCTGGCCGAACCGCTGCTGCGCGCCCTCGCCGGCCGCCGCCCGCGCCCCCGCTACACGGCGACGGTCCAGGGCGACGTACCGGGCCACCCGCACGACACCCGGCTGGTCCCGGTCCTGCTGAGCGGCGAGCACGCCCAGCCGCTGCGCTTCAACGGTCCCGCGATGCTGCGCGGCGTGGCCGCCGCCGACGCGCTGGCCGTCGTACCGCCGCACGGCGCGCGGTCCGGGCAGGAGCTGGAGATCCTCGATCTGCCCTGGGCCTCCGGAGGATGTTTCACGTGA
- a CDS encoding molybdenum cofactor guanylyltransferase: MSYDAIVLAGGAAQRLGGADKPALSVGGRPLLDRVLDACTDARTTIVVGGRRPTARPVHWTLEDPPGGGPVAALDAGLRRTTAELVLVLSADLPFLDRGTVRALLTAPGGHEGALLRDQDGRDQPLIAVYRGEPLRRELALLATEHGSLAGLPLRALTAELDLTRVAAPPFASFDCDTWDDLASARARIREHGTVLDQWITAVKSELGIDLPVDVKALLDLARDAAHGVDRPAAPLTTFLVGYAAARAEAAGADPAQAVAEASRKAADLALRWAAEANAADSPAASQENGSG; encoded by the coding sequence ATGAGCTACGACGCCATCGTGCTGGCCGGCGGCGCCGCGCAGCGACTCGGCGGGGCCGACAAGCCCGCGCTGAGCGTCGGCGGCCGCCCCCTCCTCGACCGCGTCCTCGACGCGTGCACCGACGCCCGGACCACCATCGTGGTCGGCGGCCGCCGCCCCACCGCCCGCCCGGTCCACTGGACCCTCGAGGATCCCCCCGGCGGCGGACCTGTGGCCGCGCTGGACGCCGGACTGCGGCGGACCACCGCCGAGCTGGTCCTCGTCCTCTCCGCGGACCTGCCCTTCCTGGACCGCGGGACCGTACGGGCCCTGCTGACCGCGCCCGGCGGACACGAGGGCGCCCTGCTGCGCGACCAGGACGGCCGGGACCAGCCGCTCATCGCGGTATACCGCGGCGAGCCGCTCCGCCGCGAGCTGGCCCTCCTCGCCACCGAACACGGCAGCCTCGCCGGGCTCCCGCTGCGCGCCCTCACCGCCGAACTCGACCTCACTCGCGTCGCGGCACCGCCGTTCGCCTCCTTCGACTGCGACACCTGGGACGATCTCGCCTCCGCCCGCGCCCGGATCAGGGAGCATGGAACCGTGCTGGACCAATGGATCACCGCCGTCAAGAGCGAGCTGGGCATCGACCTCCCCGTCGACGTCAAGGCCCTGCTTGACCTCGCCCGTGACGCCGCCCACGGCGTCGACCGCCCCGCCGCACCGCTGACCACCTTCCTGGTCGGCTACGCGGCGGCGCGGGCCGAGGCCGCCGGGGCCGACCCCGCCCAGGCCGTCGCCGAGGCCTCCCGCAAGGCCGCCGACCTGGCGCTGCGCTGGGCGGCCGAGGCGAACGCCGCCGACTCCCCCGCCGCATCCCAAGAGAACGGCTCCGGATGA
- a CDS encoding bacterial proteasome activator family protein, whose protein sequence is MEMPRSERSQDSPPHGLIVGQDGMPVGGADDESREVPVTEMVEQPAKVMRIGSMIKQLLEEVRAAPLDEASRVRLKDIHAASVKELEDGLAPELVEELERLSLPFTEEAIPSEAELRIAQAQLVGWLEGLFHGIQTALFAQQMAARAQLEQMRRALPPGASHDDEDDGHHGAVRSGPYL, encoded by the coding sequence ATGGAGATGCCGAGGAGTGAACGGTCGCAGGACAGCCCCCCGCACGGCCTGATCGTGGGGCAGGACGGGATGCCGGTCGGCGGCGCCGATGACGAGTCGCGCGAGGTCCCGGTGACGGAGATGGTCGAACAGCCCGCCAAGGTCATGCGGATTGGCAGCATGATCAAGCAACTCCTGGAAGAGGTACGCGCCGCGCCTCTCGACGAGGCGAGCCGGGTCCGGCTCAAGGACATCCATGCCGCCTCGGTGAAGGAGCTGGAGGACGGTCTGGCCCCGGAGCTCGTGGAGGAACTGGAGCGCCTGTCCCTCCCGTTCACCGAGGAGGCCATCCCCTCGGAAGCCGAACTGCGCATTGCCCAGGCGCAGTTGGTGGGCTGGCTGGAGGGCCTCTTCCACGGCATCCAGACGGCCCTGTTCGCGCAGCAGATGGCGGCGCGGGCCCAGCTCGAACAGATGCGCCGCGCACTCCCGCCGGGCGCTTCCCACGACGACGAAGACGACGGCCACCACGGAGCGGTCCGCTCGGGCCCGTACCTCTAG